CTCGGCGCGCTCGTGGCCGATAGTCGGCCATCTCTCGTCGTGGACCGAACCGGCAGCCGGCTGCTGTGGGCGAACGCCGCAGGCGCCGCCTTTTTCGGCGTGGCGTCGGTTGAGAAGCTGACGGACCTGCGCTTTGCCACCTCCTCGCCGTTTGCCCGGCGCATTGCCATGTTGGACGAGATGCTGGTCAGCGGCCAGGACCGGATCGAACGTCTGCCGCTGCAACGCGGCATGTTACCCCGGCCGACGGTCTGCAAAGCCAGCCGCGTCTCTACCGACGGCGTCAAGGCGATCCTCCTGACCATTGTCGACGGCACGGGTTCCTTCGCTGGCGACCCGATCGCAGCCTTCGCGACGCTGAATGCCACGGCTCAGCCCGTCCCCGATGCGGATATCCCGGCGATGGCCGAGGAAGCCGAGCCGGCCGAAGCCGCCGACGCCCAGCAGCCCGATGACGCCGCACGGATTGAAGCCGTCAGCGACGACATCGCGACCGACGAGATCGGGGCCGACGGAACAGCGCCCGATCTTGCCGCGGACGATACCGAAGCCGTCATGGACGCTCCCTTGCCGGAGACGGAGGAAACCACCGAAGCGGCTTCCGAGGAGACTATCCCCGACAGTCTCGAAGAGGACACAGCGTTCGAGCAGGAAGCATCCGCCGAGAGCATCGTGGCGGAGGCGGTCGATACGAACACTGAGGACGCCCAACGCGCACTGTCCGCGGCAGTTGCCGAAGAAGCCTTGCCGGAACCGACCGAGCATGCCGAGGACGTTTCGGAGGAATCAACGTCGGAGGCGGTCGACGCCATCGAGCCGCAGACCGAAGACGCTCCGGTCGAACCCGACGAAGCGCTGCCGACGACGGCCGCCGAGCAGGCATTCATCTTCCCCGCCCACGGACGGGCGGTGCGCTTCGTCTTCGAACTGGATCCGCGCCTCGCCTTTACCTTCGTTTCGGCCGACCTCGCCGCGACGGTCGGCCCCGACATGGCGGACATTCTTGGCCGAACCTGGTCCGAGGTCGCCGGCCGTCTCGAGTTCGACCCGGCTGGACGGATTGCCGAGGCGCTCGGTCATCGCGACACGTTCACCGGGCTCACCGTCGACTGGCCGGTGGAGGGCGAGAACCTCAGGGTTCCGGCCGATCTGGCGGGCATGCCGGTGTTCGGGCGCGAACGGGCCTTCCGGGGCTATCGCGGCTTCGGCGTCCTGAAGACCGGAGCCGCCTTCGAGGCTCCCGTACCCGCCGAGCCGATCGCCGCCTCCGAGCCCGACGAGGTCGCTCCACTGCCGCTGGTTGGCAGCGCTGCACCGGCCTCTCCCTTCGACGAGACGACCGCGAGCGAGGAAACCGTCGCACCGGACGAGGTTCTCGAACGCCCCGTTGCCGGGGAGATCGAGGCCGCAGGCGAGGTCCCGACGGATGAGGTGGTACCCGAGGGCGACGCGCCGATCGCGGCCGAAACGGCCGTCGAAGACATCGACGACTCGGCCGACCTGACGCCCGAGATCGACGCTATCGAACCGGACACCGCCGACATGGAAGTTGCGGTCGAGCAGACGGCCGATACGCCCGAGGAAGCTGTCGGAGTTGATGCCGCGCCGGAAGAAGTCGAACTGGTCGAGGACGCCGACCAAACGCTTGCGGACGAGACCGAAACGTCCGACCCCATCGAGATCGCAGCCGTCGAACCGCAGGTGCTTGCGCCCAGCGAGGCCGTGCGCGAGGCGGCTGCCGAGAATGCCGGGACGTCGCCCGAGCCCATCGCCGATGTGGCCGAGCCTGCCCAGACGGAGTTGTCGGACGAGTCCGGCGCCGAGGATGACACCGACGAGTTGCCCGAACCGCTGCCGCTGGTTGCGCCTCCGGTGGAAGAAGACACAGTGGAGTCGGCCGAGCCCGAGTTGGCGGCACCGA
Above is a window of Pleomorphomonas sp. T1.2MG-36 DNA encoding:
- a CDS encoding PAS domain-containing sensor histidine kinase; translation: MSGGADLFRVLGQTESLGALVADSRPSLVVDRTGSRLLWANAAGAAFFGVASVEKLTDLRFATSSPFARRIAMLDEMLVSGQDRIERLPLQRGMLPRPTVCKASRVSTDGVKAILLTIVDGTGSFAGDPIAAFATLNATAQPVPDADIPAMAEEAEPAEAADAQQPDDAARIEAVSDDIATDEIGADGTAPDLAADDTEAVMDAPLPETEETTEAASEETIPDSLEEDTAFEQEASAESIVAEAVDTNTEDAQRALSAAVAEEALPEPTEHAEDVSEESTSEAVDAIEPQTEDAPVEPDEALPTTAAEQAFIFPAHGRAVRFVFELDPRLAFTFVSADLAATVGPDMADILGRTWSEVAGRLEFDPAGRIAEALGHRDTFTGLTVDWPVEGENLRVPADLAGMPVFGRERAFRGYRGFGVLKTGAAFEAPVPAEPIAASEPDEVAPLPLVGSAAPASPFDETTASEETVAPDEVLERPVAGEIEAAGEVPTDEVVPEGDAPIAAETAVEDIDDSADLTPEIDAIEPDTADMEVAVEQTADTPEEAVGVDAAPEEVELVEDADQTLADETETSDPIEIAAVEPQVLAPSEAVREAAAENAGTSPEPIADVAEPAQTELSDESGAEDDTDELPEPLPLVAPPVEEDTVESAEPELAAPTVSDVAASPASHHTTFSSLTGDKARALSKPERDAFDKIAEALADAFGPRIIADSADRSPAHPTPLVGRKPDVPAEAGPVVDIALLDKLPVALAILRGGDIIHANRAFLDLCGYPDIATIDADGGFAQVFEGAALSRDAAIPAVRRRDGVEIPVSARLHSMPMEGGIASLLVVQETAAATSRDRLATAEQRAEDMEAILDTATDGVLVLDHKGLVIGANKSAEALFGNERSHMIGMTFVDLLAPESHRSALDYLDGLSRNALSSVLNDGREVIGRVAGGGLVPLFMTVGRVSTTKFCAVLRDITQWKRAEEELTSAKKAAENASSQKSDFLAKMSHEIRTPLNAIIGFSEVMMEERFGPVGNDRYKEYLRDIHVSGTHIMSLVNDLLDLSKIEAGKLELTFEAVGLNDVVRECAALMQPQANRERIIIRTSLSSSLPPVVADNRSLRQIILNLLSNAVKFNSAGGQVIVSTLYEESGEVVLRVRDTGQGMSEGDIVKAMEPFRQLSTSRTGGGTGLGLPLTKALVEANRASFQIDSTPGQGTMIQITFPSTRVLAE